The following nucleotide sequence is from Psychroserpens sp. Hel_I_66.
AACAGCAGACACATATTTGATTGATGATTTAAGATTTGAAGAATTTATAGACCCTTGTCTTGGTATTACTGAAGATTTATCTATCATTTCAGATTTTGAGTGTCAACAAAATTATACGCTTGGGTTAGATCCTACGCTGATTTCCGTAGTAGAAAATATAGATCCTAGCGGAATTAATACAAGTGATTTTATTGGTGAATATATTGATGACGGTACGCAACCATTTGATAATTTGCTAATTGATTATGGAATGCCAATTGATCTATCTGAAAACTCATTATTTAAAATTAAAATCTATAGTTCAGCACCAATTCCTGTTTTGGCTAAGTTAGAGGGTGGAACCACTCCACTTGAAATAACCAACAATGTTACTACTGTAAACGAATGGGTTGAACTGAGTTTTGATTTTTCACCTGTTATAGGAGAAGGTAATGATAAATTGATTTTATTCTTTAATGCTGGTCAAGATACAGGTACTTTAACAGATGTATATTACATTGATGATCTTCGTTTTGATTCTAATCCATGTTCTCAAATTGTTGAAGATTGCGATGGTGTTACGCCAAACCTGAGCATAATCAATGACTTTGATTGTCAGCAAAATTATAATTTCTCTAATCCAGACGCTGCTCCTGTAGTTCAAAATCCTAATGTTAGCTGTGAGAACCGCAGTTCTAATGTTGGTGAATATAGTGATAACGGGAATGATCCTTTTGATTTTCTTTTGGTAAACTTTGGAGCACCGATAGATCTTTCTGTAAATAACCAGCTTAAAATAAAAGTGCTATCTACTATGGCAGTTCCTTTATTGGCAAAACTAGAAGGAGGTGCAGCTGTTGAAATTTTCGCAGACATTACAGTTGTTAATGAGTGGGCGGAATATACTTTCGACTTTAGTGAAGCACAGGGTAATGGCAACACGACTTTAGTTCTATTTTTCAATGCAGGAAATATTGACGGTACTCCAGCAGATATCTATTATGTTGATGATATAAGATTCGAAGCACCTTAATAATATAAAAATGTGTTTAAGTATAAAGCTGAAGCAATATTGTCTATAAAATTCATGCTTTATTAATCTAAATCATTAAAAAAACTCCAGATCCGTATTGCTTATGATGAGCACTTAACGATACATTTTATATTAATTTAATTCAAAATATTATGAAGACATCTTTATTTCTCAAAGCCATAACTATATTGTTTTTTCAGTTTTATTTTTATGATACATCTGCTCAAATAACAACAGATCAACTTTTAGAAAACACCTATAAATTATATGATTACCAAAGGCAATACAATGGTGTTTATCGTGACTCAAAAATAATCAACGGGACAGATTATCATCCAAGTTCAGCAGCAAATACAGGAGTCGGTTTGATTTCTTTATGTATAGCAGAAGAAGCTGGTTATATTAATTTTGGAAGAGATTTAGCTGCTCAAACATTACGAACAATGTTAGGCTATACTGCTGGGTTTAATCCTGATAGAAACAGCAAAGGGTTTTATAGACATTTCCTAGAAATAGATAATGGACAACAGGCTTGGAATTCAGAATATAGTACTATCGATACTGCATTATTAGCTGCAGGTGCCCTATTTGCTAAAAAATATTTTAATGATGCTGAAATTTCTGCACTGGCAGATGAGTTATTTTTATCTGTAGAATGGTCTGCAGCAATAAGCAATCCCTCTACAGGTGCTATATGGAGAGAGCTCCAGCCTAATGGAGCTGGCCAAGGTACAAGTGCATTACCATTTAATGAATATATAATCGTTGCCTATTTTGCAATGAAATCTGAAGGTAATTCGGGAGGTGTAGGCACTTCAGCCTGGAATGTTTGGCAACAACTAAATAATTTTGCGAATGCAAATTATTGGGGCTATGATCTTTTAGCCGATAGTAACAATGTAAATGCATTTCAATCTGACTTTACCGTTCAATTTCCTTATTACCTTATGTTTTGGGCTCATAACAGCACCTTATATAAAACGTATATGTCTAATATGGCATCTGCAGATAAGTTTTATTATGGCCAAATAGCTGGAATGTATCCAAACTTGAATGCTTATGAATGGGGATTGGGAGCAGGAAATTCTCCAGCAACATTTAATGGTAATTTTTACACGCCATATGGTTACAATGCAGATCATATTAATAATCACCCAGCACGCATTGTGTCGCCTCATATAGTGGCTGGTTACATTCCTATACAGGCAAGTGCAAGAAATGACCTTCAACAAATGATGAATGGAACAAAGGGTATCTATACTTTAGGAACTGGAGAAAAATTGCTATGGAGATACAGTCTGGATGAGGTAAACTGGAATTCAGATCAAATTCAAGGCATTGATTATTCAACAATGCTCTATGGTCTGGCTGCAAATAAGTTTGGGACCAACTTTTTTACAACGAACAATAATTACGATTTCCCGACACCAAATTTTAGTAGTACTAATTCCTGCGTCACAGGTGTTCAGGCCTATTATGGACCTGTTTTAGGAACTACGGGTTCTTATAATGGCTCTTCATCAACCAGGGACAAGCCATTTGACAGTAATAATAACACCTTTTTTGATGGTCCAAATGGAAATAACCAATGGGTTGGCATGGATTTATTAAGCAATCAAAACATCACATGTATTCGATTTAGACCACGTAATAATTTTGGGTACAGAATGCGTGGTGGTAAATTTCAAATAAGCAATAATGCTAATTTTAGTAATCCAACGACAATCTATACGATTCCCTCGAATGCTAATTTAAATTTTCAGAATTACTTTATTTCTACTGGAAGCACAAACGGAGTTTCTGCAAGATATATACGTTACCTTTCTCCAAATAACGGTTGGGGAAACATAGCTGAAATGAGGGTTTATAGATCTTCGGAAACAAATAGGAACTCAAATATCAAATTAGAAGACCAACCAAAGGTTGTTAATCATATTGACAATTTAACGTTAAGCCCTAATCCAGCCTCTAAGGAGATTCAATTGGATTTCTATCTTGAAAATGAGAGCGATATAGAATATCGAATTTATAATACAATGGGTAGAGAAATCCAATCTCTTTCAAAAAATCACATTGAAACTGGAGAAATTAACCAAAAATTAAATATTGAAAATTTAGCTGAAGGCATTTACTTTATTCATTTAAAAACCAAGAATAAAGTTTTGATTAAGAGATTTATTGTAGCTAAAGAATAGTATAATTACTCACATTGAAACGAAAAACCCTTTAAAATCGATTGATTTTAAAGGGTTTTTATATTGTTAATTTCAGTTTAGCTTTTTATTAGATGCAACTAACTGGCCTCTACTCTATTTTTCAGAAAATAAAATTTCTGAAATTTAAACAATTCTAGTTCATATATTTTTCAGTCCAGTCGCGATACATCCCATACTGAACTTCATTTAAAACAGCTTTGAGAGATTTATCTTCTTCCGCATAAAGACTTTTGCTATCGATGTCAACGTTTGGATTATTTAACTTCCAATCACTTAAAACCGATTTAATACTTCTGTTATAACGCTCTTTTTGATTTTCAGTCATTTCTAAATCCTTGAACATTTTCTGTACTCTATCATCAGATTCAGTCGATTCTTCATATCGATTTGATTGAGTGCTGTAATTGTTATCAGCACTAACATTCGATTGGTTTGGCAAATTCTCAAATCTTAACTGTCTTTTGCTATTCGACATTTTATAAATTACTGCTGTCCCTAAAAGAACCGCAGATATAGATAACACTTTATTTAAAAAACCCATAATTGTATTTATTTTTAGATTAAGCATAAAATTAAGTCTAGTATTTCCAAGTCATAAACGGTAAAAGAAATAATATTAACTCAAATGATAACTGCGGAATTAATCTTAAGTGTTATAGATAACTCATGCGCTTAGCAACTTTTTAAAATTATTAAATATATCATCAATATTTTCTTATTAATAATTAGCGTCGATAACTGCAAGAAAACCATTAAATTTTACATTTTATAATATACTGAAAATCAATTATTTGAAGATTATAATTGCATTTCGTCGAATTTATTTGCATTTCGTGGATATTGTAATTAGATTTGTACCGTTAATTTATTAGTCCCAAATTAAAACTTAACCGCTTATGAATATTTCTACTTTTATTAGGAAAAAGTATGCCCTATTAGTTATTTGTATAATGACCTTTGGCATATCGAACTCACAAATTATTATCGATTCTTACGATTTTGACTTTAACTTTCAAGGTTGGACAGACACTGGCACTTATGCAGGAAGAACAACTAGTGGCACCTATAGATGCTCTAACGCTGGAGCAATTTTTATACAATACGATTTTGATGATGATATTTCAAGTAGAATTGAATCTCCTACAATAGACTTAACAAGTTATAATGAAATTGTATTCTCATTTTGTTTAACATCGCTAAATTTAGATAATGGTGATGGCTTTGATTTGCAATATTTTAACGGTTCTAACTGGAGCACAATTGAAACTTACAGAAGAGGAACGGACTTTGCAAATAGCGATGGTACAAATTATTCATTTTCATATACGTTAGATAGTTCTACTCATATATTTTCTACAAACTCAGCTTTTCGTTTCATTGGTCAAATGAGTGAGACTAATGAGTATTCTGTTTTTGATGATATATCAATAATTGCTCAAGGTTGTGGAGAAACTATAAATAGTTTTCCGTATACCGAAGGTTTTGAAACAGGTATTGGCGATTGGACTCAGGATATAAATGATGATAATGATTGGACAAGACAATCTGGTGGAACACCTAGTGGAAATACCGGTCCTTCCTCTGCCAACGAAGGCAACTTCTATATGTTTACTGAGGCGAGTAGCCCAAACTTTAACAATACATTTAATCTAGTAAGTCCATGTTTTGACCTAAACGCAGAAACAAGTGCAAACTTTTCGTTTTACTATCATATGTTTGGATCTGAAATGGGAGATTTGTTTTTAGAAATCAGTACAGATAGTGGGTCCACCTTTCCTACGGTTTTATGGTCTCAAACTGCAGGTCAAGTTCAAACAGATGATACGGATGCGTGGATTCAAGAAGTTGTTAATTTAGATGCCTATGTAGGTCAAACCGTAAACTTACGTTTTAGAGGGGAAACTTCAGATTTTTATCAAAGTGATATGGCAATTGATGATTTGTCTTTTTTCACTGCTCCTAAACCTGAAATTGAAATTACTGGTAACTCAATTACTATTTCAGACGGTGATACAACACCAAATTTCGCAGATAATACAGATTTTGGAAACGTAAATGTTGCAACTGGAACGAATTCAAATAGTTTTACAATAAGTAATAGTGGAAGTGAAAATTTAATTCTAACAGGTGCTAATCCATATGTAGTAATAAGTGGTGCCAATGCTGGTGATTTTATTTTAACATCTGCTCCGTCTTCACCAATCGCTGCAAACAACACCTCTTCTTTTACAATAACATTTGACCCAAGTGCAAACGGTTTTAGAACTGCGACTGTGAGCATTGCAAATAATGACAGTGATGAAGACCCTTATAATTTTACTATTTCTGGAAATGGAGGATCATCAACTGTTTGTATAACTTCTATTTCATCATTCCCACATGTAGAGAGCTTTGAATCTGTTATTTCGTCATGGACTCAAGATTTAAATGTTATCGTTGATGACTTTAACTGGTCAAGAACCAATTTGAATACCCCAAGTGGAAACACTGGTCCTAGCAGAGCTAAAGATGGTAATTTCTATTATTTTACAGAAGCTACAAGCAACTTTAATAATGTCTCAAATTTAACGAGTCCTTGTTATGACCTTTCCTCTGCTAGAAATCCAAGATTTACATTTTTTCATCATATGTTTGGAGAGGATATGGGGACACTAACCCTTGAACTCAGCTTAAACGGTGGTGCTGATTATAATACCGTCCTCTGGACAAATACAGGACAAGTACAAAACAACACTGTCTCAGCTTGGATACCAATTAGTATAGATCTCAAGGATTATATTGGTCAGACAATAAAATTTAGGTTCCAAGGTACTACTGGCAACAATTATGCGAGCGATATGTCAATAGATAATTTAGTACTTTCAGATCGACCTGATCCAACAACTGCTCCTGGTGGCGTAATATCTGGTTTGTCAACTTGGCTAAAAGCAGATGCTGGATTAAGTGTCTCTGATGGAGGAATTGTTAGCCAATGGCTAGATCAAGGACTTGGTAGCGATGTACGAGTTCATACCCCTGGACAAGAACCTACTTTTAGAGATAATATTAATAAAAATGTCAATTTTAATCCCGTTGTAGAGTTTGATAATAATTTTGTCAATTCTCAATTTGACACCCAATTTAGGTATGATGACACTTCGAAACAATTTTTAGGAGGCGACTTTGGATATTATACAGAAGAAGTGTTTGTAGTCATTATACCTGATGATACAGTTGTGAACAGCACATTTGGTTCGATGTATATTATTTGTGGTGACTCAGATTCTGAACTAAATGCTGTTGATACTACAGGTATGGCATTTGGCAACTTAACAGGTCGTTTTTCAAATGAAATTATATGTTATGCACATGACACCTATGACAATAATCCTGATGATGGATATGGTGTAGCAGAGATAGGCACTGGATCAACTTATGATAATGTTGGCATCTTAAACACAAGAGCTAATACTTCTAGTACCCTACAAGAGCTGTTTTATAACGCCAACAATATTGGTACTACACAAAATGATATTGCTGAATATTTAGAAAGTGATGATACCCGCTTTTGGCTAGGTAGAACTGAAGGAAGTAAAGCAACAATCAACGCAAGAATAGCAGAGGTGATTACTTATTCTAGTAGAAAATCAGACAATGATCTTACACAAGAACGCAATAAAATTCAATCATACTTAGCCATCAAATATGGAATCACATTAGGAACAAATGGAATTTCTCAGGATTACGTTAATAGCGATGGTAATGTCATTTGGGATGAATCTTCTAACGTTGGCTATAACCATGATATCGCAGGTATTGGACGTGATGATGCTTCTGAATTAAACCAAAAACAATCTAGAAGCGTAAACAATGGAAATGATGGAATAGGTCGTACTCAAGGACTAATTACAATGGGATTGAACGAAATTTACACCACCAATAACGAACACGTATCTTCAAATGCCACAACTTTTGACAATAAAAATTTCTTAGTCTGGGGAAATAATGGAGTAAATCTTAATCTTCCGGCAACAGAAGTAGCTGTAAACATGAGTTCAGGCATAACTCCATCACTTTCAACTGATGTGTCTTTTGTAGCTATGCAGCGTATCTGGAAAGTGGTTGAGACTGGAGGAGATATTCCTTCAGTAAAAATAAGAATCCCACAAGATGCTGTTAGAAACATTACACCTCCTGGTAACTTTTATATGTTCATATCTAGCACTGGTGTTTTTGATCCTACAGCAGATTACAGGATAATGACATCAGACGGTAACGGAAACCTAGAAACCGACTATGATTTCGACGGAACAAAATATATCACTTTTGGATATGCCCCAAGAGTAGAAGTAACACGATCAATATATTTTGACGGAGTTAATGATTATGTTGATATGGAGAATGCATTAAATCTTGATCCAACTGGATTTACTATTTCAGCTTGGATAAAAAGAGATGCTGCAGATAGTGGAACTAAATCAATAATTTCCAAAAGAGATGTTGCCTTCAACAATGGTTATGATTTTAGAATATTAAACGATAATAGAGTACAATTGAGATGGGTAAATGGTGGTTTCCAAACAAATACGACTAATGTAAGTATTCCTGATGATGAGTGGCATCATGTCGCTGCAATATATGATGGATCACAATCATTTCTCTATATTGATGGTGTTTTAGATAGTCAGCGTAATCGTGTCCCACCTATAGATACAGATGAGTCATTTTATATTGGTGCAGCAGCTAAAAACTCACCGACGCAACATTTCCGAGGAAATATAGATGAAGTAAGAGTTTGGGATATTGACTTAACTCCAGAACAGCTAAGATTTATAATGAATCAAGAAATTGAAAATAATTCTAATTTTGTAGCTGGTAAAGTATTACCAACAACGATCACTAAGAATGATGTGGCAACAATACCTTGGTCACAGCTTGCAGGATACTATCCAATGTCTGTTTATACCTACACAAATACTGAAGACGCTTCGGGTAACAGTAATCAAGGCGCTTTAAGAAATCTAAACACTGTTGACAGGCAAACCGCTCCATTACCTTACGTATCACAATCTAATGGTGATTGGTCAAATACCGATACTTGGTTAAATGGTAATACTCAAGCCTTAGCAAATTCATTATCAATCGTAGATAATTCTACTCCTATTGATTGGAACATTGTAAGCATGAGCCATGATATAACAGTAGACACTCAACCTGTATTAGGTCGAGAAAGACAAGTATTAGGACTCTATGTAAATTCTGGAACACTTACTATTGATGGTGATAATACAGATGCCACAGCTGGGAATGGTTTTACAGTTTCCCACTATTTGAAACTGGATGGCAAAATTGATTTAGAAGGTCAATCTCAACTTGTACAAACACTCGGTAGTGATTTAGATCCAACTTCTTCTGGCTCTCTTGAAAAAGACCAACAAGGTACAGCAGATGTTTTTACATATAATTATTGGTCTTCTCCTGTTGGAGAAACCAACACGACAACAAATAATAACTCATATTCTGTAACAGATGTCATGTTTGATGGTGTTAACCCTATTAACTTTATCAATACTGGTTATAATGGGTCTGATGGTGGAATCATAACAATTGCAGATTACTGGATTTGGAAATTCGCCAATCAATTAGATGACGACTACTCCGCTTGGCAACATGTGAGAAGAAACGGTACATTACTAACTGGTGAAGGATTCACAATGAAAGGTCCTGGCTCTGGGGCTATCTCAGACCGGCAGAATTATGTTTTCCTTGGAAAACCAAATAATGGAGATATAACCTTAACACTTAATGCAGGTAACGACTACCTGGTTGGTAACCCTTACCCTTCTGCAATTGATGCCAATACGTTTATTACAGATAATGGACCAACTTTAGAAGGTGAAGGAGCTAATCCTTTAATTAGCGGTACGCTTTACTTCTGGGAGCATTGGGGTGGCGGAAGTCACAACCTTGCAGATTACCAAGGTGGTTATGCGACCTATAACTTCTCTGGAGGTGTTGCTGCACCATCATTAGGCACAAACGATCCAGATGTTGGTACAGGTGGAGTACCTACCAAAGTACCTGGAAGATTTATACCAGTAAGTCAAGGATTCTTCGTAGTTGGAGAAAATACAGGAACCATTAAATTTAATAATGGTCAACGTGACTTTAAAAGAGAAAAAACAACAGGAGCAGATGACTCTGTGTTTATTAGAAGTGCAGACACCTCATCAGGCACTCAAGATGAAAATGAGATTGTTGACGAGCGTATGAGATTTAGAATTGGTTTTAATTCCATCAATACAATTCACAGACAATTGTTACTAACTATCGACGATGCGACTACAACTGGTTACGACTGGGCTTATGATGCTAAAATTTATGATAACCAAATGGATGATCTATATTGGTTGATCGATAATGAGAAGTACACCATTCAAGGTAGTAATGAAGTTGAGCCACAAACTGTATATCCTTTAGGCATTAATACAGAGGATGATGGTCTCAATACAATCACTATAGATAAGTTAGAAAATGTTCCAGATAATATCAATATCTTTATTCATGATCTAGAAAACGATACGTATCATAACCTAAGAGAAGGAGATTTCGAATTCTTCCTTCCTGCGGGAGAATATTTAGACAGGTTTACATTAACGTTCAGCAATGCAAGTGAAAATTCTCTTGGAGTAGATGATTTCGAATTAAATTCAATAGATGCATTCTATAACATAGAATCAGAGAGTATTGCCTTATATAACCCTAACTTTATCGATGTGAAGTCCATAGCTTTATATAATCTCATCGGACAAGAGATTACAAAAATTGAAAACATTTCAGAATCGGACTATTCTGAATACCAAGTTAAGAACCTTAGTACTGGAACTTACATTATTAAGATAAATACTTTAAGCGGTTTGATATCTAAAAAAGTTCTAGTCAAGTAAAAATAGATCCCAAATCTATCATAATCTTAACTTGAAAAAAGCCTCGATCCTTAATTGGAAAGAGGCTTTTTAATTTTATAGATAATAAATTTTCTTCGGAAATTTTAACTCAAACTAGCGATCAACTGTTCTAAAGAGACTTCTTGCTGATCTCCAGTTTTCATGTTCTTTAACGTGTACACATTATTGTTCATTTCAGATTCACCCAAAAGAACAACATACGGGATATCACGCTTATCGGCATAATTAAATTGCTTTTTCGTGTTCTTATTGTCTGGAAATAACTCTGCGCTCACTCCGTTTTCCCGCAACGCTTTAATGGCCTTCATGCTTGCCATAGCCTCTGCTTCACCAAAATTGATGAATAATACTTTAACGGTATTAGTAATCGTTTCTGGAAATAAATCTAAATCCTCAAGTACCAAAGCAATACGATCGAGACCAAAACTAATCCCAACACCACTCATATCCTTAAGTCCAAAAATTCCTGTGAGATCATCATAACGACCTCCTCCACCAATCGATCCCATTTTTACACCATCTGGCGCAGCAACTTCAAAAATAGCGCCTGTGTAATAATTGAGTCCGCGAGCGAGTGTAACATCCAGTTGCAGTTTTGCAGTTTTTAAACCTAAGCTTGCAATCCCTTTATTTATGAACTCTAATTCTTCAATTCCTTTTTTTCCTTCTTCGGAAGCATTGAGAATTGTTTTCAATTCTTCAATTTGATTTCCAAAGTTACCTTTAAGCGTAAACAATGGCTGCAGTTTTGTAATCCCTTCTTCGGAAATTTCCTTACCTCGCATTTCGTCCTTTACCTTCTCCTCTCCTATTTTATCCAACTTATCTAAAGCCACAGTAAAATCAATAAGCTTATCCTGAGCTCCAATCACTTCTGCAATTCCCGAAAGTATTTTACGATTATTGATTTTTATCGTAACACCTTCTAATTGTAAAGCGGTAAAAACCGAATCATAAAGCTGAACAAACTCTACTTCTTGCCACAGTGAATCACTCCCAACCACATCGGCATCACATTGGTAAAATTCTCTAAAACGCCCTTTTTGCGGACGATCTGCTCGCCAAACCGGTTGAATTTGATAGCGCTTAAATGGGAAGTCAATCTCGTTTTGGTGTTGAACCACGTATCTTGCAAAAGGTACTGTTAGATCGTAACGAAGGGCTTTTTCTGAAATACTAGAAGTAATCTTATTAGAATCTTTTGAATTATATAAGTCATCATTTACTTTGCCCAAATAATCACCACTATTCAAAATCTTAAAGATCAAGCGATCACCTTCTTCTCCATATTTACCCATCAAGGTATCTGAATTTTCAAAGCTTGGTGTCTCGATAGGTTGAAATCCGAAAATCTCAAACTGAGACCGTATCGTATTAAAAATATAATTTCGCTTTGCGACCTCCTGCGGATTAAAATCCCTCGTTCCTTTTGGTATGCTTGGTTTTTGTGCCATAGTCAACTTCCTGCGAAAGCAGGAATCTCTTTTTTTCTGTCATTTAACATTTCCGAAGAAATAAAATGAGGTTTAATTCGTCACAAAAATATTATAATTTTAATGGGCATTCGAAAGTTATTTCAATTTTATAGTAACTTTATGGGTGTTTTGTAGTCTTATTGTAAAACGCAACCCACTTTAAAGATCCATATGTTTTCATTAGTTAGAGAAAATATTCGCATTGCCTTTGATTCTATTAGAAGTCAACTGCTTCGCACGATACTTACCATTTTAATTATCGCTATTGGTATTACTGCCTTGGTTGGGATTTTAAGCGCTGTTTCTGCATTGGAAAATACGATTTCGAGTGATTTCTCGTCTATGGGAGCTAATACGTTTAATCTACAACGTTATGATTTTACGTCGCAACGTCGCTCAAACGATGAACAAAAAGTAAATCCTGTTATTAATTACAGGCAGGTAAAAGAATTTGAGGAGGAGTATAATTTTCCGTTTACCAATGTGTCGCTTTCTTTTCAAGGCACAAATTCCGCAGAAGTTAAATACGAGAATGAAAAGACAGATCCCGAAGTTCAGGTTTTTGGCGTTAATGAGAATTTTATTTCAAATTCTGGATTGGAAGTAGACGCAGGACGTGCATTAAATTATTTTGATGTTGAAAACAGCAATAGCGTTTGTGTGATTGGGAGTGATTTAAAAAAGGCTTTGTTGGATGATGTCAACCCAATAAACAAGACAATTAGCATTAGAGGCGCAAAATTTAAAGTGATTGGTGTACTTAAGGAAAAAGGCTCTACGTTTGGTAATAACCAAGATTTACGAGTGTTGATGCCACTTCAAAAAGCTAGAACTATTTTTACAAATGCAAATATCAACTACAGTTTAAGCGTAAAAACCGATAAAAAAGATATGCTTGAAGGCGCTCAAGACGAAGCCATTGTATTGTTTAGAAATATTAGAGGATTAAACCCAATTGAAGAAAACAATTTTGGAATAGAACGAAGCGACGACCTCATCAACCGTATTGGTGAAATTACAGGCGTGCTGTCTATGGCTGCTTGGATTATAAGTGTTATCACCATTTTTGGGTCGACCATTGCGCTGTTTAATATGATGCTGGTTTCAGTATCTGAGCGTACGAGAGAAATTGGAGTTCGTAAAGCATTGGGAGCAAAAAGCGGAACAATCGCTTTTCAGTTTTTTATTGAAACGATAATTATTGGACAGTTTGGAGGAATTCTGGGTATTTTATTAGGGATTCTTTTAGGGTACGGATTTGCTTACCTTGCAGAGTTTAACTTTGTGATCCCTTGGGCTGCAATGATCTGGGCAAGTATCATCACATTTATCGTCGCTGTGGTTTCTGGTTCTTATCCTGCCATAAAAGCTGCTAAGCTGGATCCTGTGGAGTCTTTGAGATATGAGTAATGCATAAATGAATTTTATTACATGTCCATTCCACTTTCCAAACACCACATAAAAAGTATAAACAAAGCTTTAAATTATATTGAGTACCATTTAGAAAATGATTTGACTTTAGAGTGCGTTTCTAAAATCGCAAACTACTCGCCTTACCATTTTCATCGCATTTTTAAAGCATTTACCAAAGAAACACTCAATCAATACGTTGCTAGAAAACGTGTAGAAAAAGCATCTGCTGTGTTACTTCGGAAGAAAGAAGTGACAATTTCAGAATTGTCGTTGCAGTTTGGTTTTACCAGTAATTCCTCATTTACGAGAGCGTTTAAAAAGTTTTATGGTGAAAATCCGAGTGATTTCCGAAGAAAAGGAAAAGGTAAATATAGCAAGATACGTCAAGTGAAAAGCAAGATCGGACAAGCATCAACACATTTTGAAGCGTATGTTTGTGACACCAATCAACATACGAATCAGATGCAATCAACTATTGAAGTAAAATCTATAGCCGACATTCACACTATTGGAACCTCCTGTATTGGTGTCCAAAA
It contains:
- a CDS encoding ABC transporter permease, whose protein sequence is MFSLVRENIRIAFDSIRSQLLRTILTILIIAIGITALVGILSAVSALENTISSDFSSMGANTFNLQRYDFTSQRRSNDEQKVNPVINYRQVKEFEEEYNFPFTNVSLSFQGTNSAEVKYENEKTDPEVQVFGVNENFISNSGLEVDAGRALNYFDVENSNSVCVIGSDLKKALLDDVNPINKTISIRGAKFKVIGVLKEKGSTFGNNQDLRVLMPLQKARTIFTNANINYSLSVKTDKKDMLEGAQDEAIVLFRNIRGLNPIEENNFGIERSDDLINRIGEITGVLSMAAWIISVITIFGSTIALFNMMLVSVSERTREIGVRKALGAKSGTIAFQFFIETIIIGQFGGILGILLGILLGYGFAYLAEFNFVIPWAAMIWASIITFIVAVVSGSYPAIKAAKLDPVESLRYE
- a CDS encoding GyrI-like domain-containing protein produces the protein MSIPLSKHHIKSINKALNYIEYHLENDLTLECVSKIANYSPYHFHRIFKAFTKETLNQYVARKRVEKASAVLLRKKEVTISELSLQFGFTSNSSFTRAFKKFYGENPSDFRRKGKGKYSKIRQVKSKIGQASTHFEAYVCDTNQHTNQMQSTIEVKSIADIHTIGTSCIGVQNVSSTFQDVLEWAGPKGLLRDPNFKMATAYYDSFKITAPNKVRMRACIIVDEPLNTDGDMSLVTLTKGLHIIAHHEIHIGEFERAWTELFIWMNTNGYKMRNEPPFEIYHNDFNTHPEKKCIVYFYIPVA